The Hydrogenobacter thermophilus TK-6 genome window below encodes:
- a CDS encoding enoyl-ACP reductase FabI codes for MGILEGKRALITGIANEKSIAYGIAKAFHREGAELAFTYANEKLKSRVEEIAHEFGSHLTFECDVSKDEHIKAIGSALRSAWGSLDILVHSIAFAPREEFKGGVIDTTREGFKIAMDISVYSLIALTRELLPLMRSGGAILTLTYYGAEKVVPHYNVMGIAKAALESTVRYLAYDIAKYELRINAISAGPVKTLAAYSITGFHLLMEHTTKVNPFGRAITIEEVGDTAVFLCSELSRAITGEVLHVDNGYHIMGVFGREEEIKREVFGESS; via the coding sequence ATGGGCATTCTTGAGGGAAAGAGGGCGCTCATTACAGGGATCGCCAACGAAAAGAGCATAGCCTACGGTATAGCAAAAGCCTTTCACAGAGAAGGGGCAGAGCTTGCCTTCACCTATGCCAACGAAAAGCTAAAAAGTAGGGTAGAAGAGATAGCTCATGAGTTTGGCTCGCATCTTACCTTTGAGTGTGATGTTTCAAAGGATGAGCACATAAAGGCAATTGGCTCAGCATTAAGGTCAGCTTGGGGAAGCCTTGACATTCTTGTTCATTCAATAGCCTTTGCACCAAGGGAGGAGTTCAAAGGTGGTGTGATAGACACAACAAGGGAAGGCTTTAAGATAGCCATGGACATATCTGTTTATTCTCTGATAGCTCTCACCAGAGAGCTTCTGCCTTTGATGAGGTCAGGCGGAGCCATCCTCACGCTTACATACTACGGTGCTGAAAAGGTGGTGCCTCATTACAATGTTATGGGTATAGCGAAGGCTGCGCTGGAAAGCACAGTAAGGTATCTGGCTTATGACATTGCCAAGTATGAACTCAGGATAAATGCCATCTCAGCAGGACCCGTGAAAACGCTTGCCGCATACAGTATAACAGGCTTCCACCTCCTTATGGAACACACCACAAAGGTAAATCCTTTTGGAAGAGCTATTACCATTGAGGAAGTTGGAGATACGGCAGTATTTCTGTGCAGTGAGCTATCAAGGGCTATAACCGGTGAGGTGTTGCATGTAGATAACGGATATCACATAATGGGCGTATTTGGAAGAGAAGAAGAGATAAAGAGAGAAGTTTTTGGAGAAAGCTCATGA
- a CDS encoding 2-amino-3,7-dideoxy-D-threo-hept-6-ulosonate synthase produces MTSVGKAVRLERIIDRNTGNTIIVPMDHGVSSGPIEGIVDIRSAVNDVAEGGANAVVLHKGMVKAGHRGRGKDIGLIVHLSASTDLSPTKNDKVLVCTVEEAIKLGADGVSVHVNIGADMEREMLRDLGYVSRVCEEWGMPLLAMVYGRGKDINQYDPKVIAHCARIGAELGADIVKVPYSGDPESFRRVVEGSPVPVVIAGGPKMKTDREVLEMVKGAMQAGARGLSVGRNIFQAKDRVKMVRALAHIVHKGGTLEEAMAILNQ; encoded by the coding sequence ATGACAAGCGTGGGAAAAGCAGTCAGGCTTGAGAGGATTATTGACAGGAATACGGGAAATACCATAATAGTGCCTATGGACCATGGTGTAAGCTCCGGACCCATAGAGGGTATAGTGGATATAAGATCTGCAGTAAACGATGTAGCAGAAGGTGGTGCCAATGCGGTAGTGCTGCACAAAGGTATGGTAAAAGCCGGACACAGAGGCAGAGGTAAAGACATAGGTCTTATAGTGCATCTTTCCGCTTCAACGGACCTTTCTCCCACAAAGAATGACAAGGTTTTAGTTTGCACTGTAGAAGAAGCCATCAAGCTTGGTGCGGACGGTGTATCTGTGCATGTCAACATAGGTGCGGATATGGAGAGGGAGATGCTCAGAGATTTAGGATATGTATCAAGAGTATGTGAGGAGTGGGGTATGCCCCTTCTGGCTATGGTGTACGGAAGAGGCAAAGATATAAATCAGTACGACCCAAAGGTGATAGCTCACTGTGCAAGGATAGGTGCGGAGCTGGGAGCGGATATAGTAAAGGTTCCCTACAGCGGTGATCCTGAGAGCTTCAGGAGAGTAGTGGAAGGCTCTCCTGTCCCTGTGGTGATAGCAGGGGGACCTAAGATGAAAACCGATAGGGAAGTTTTGGAAATGGTGAAAGGTGCCATGCAAGCGGGAGCCAGGGGACTCTCAGTGGGAAGAAACATCTTTCAAGCTAAGGATAGGGTAAAGATGGTAAGAGCTTTAGCCCATATAGTTCACAAGGGTGGCACTCTTGAGGAAGCTATGGCAATACTTAACCAATAA
- a CDS encoding energy transducer TonB family protein — MEDRMHFEDLFYWLISTFVNLVLFTFLSYLLLLKINIKEEMPPLNVSLETPKEVLQEVKFSKGRHMYIKPKEGKHTLAKGKGSASLTPMVMERKEGDAALPSGKETQEDVSILSSVEEKVKGRKETQEEGVPAKEVGEVSAVISKGSVGFGGGAGRGILYVPPLPKLVSEELPSTLRIRVWVEPSGEVSRVQILQRSGVPDIDERLAQFVRRIKFEPIKENVVQTGILTFRFKGG; from the coding sequence ATGGAAGACAGAATGCATTTTGAAGACCTCTTTTACTGGCTCATATCCACATTTGTGAACCTTGTTCTTTTTACCTTTCTTTCTTATCTGCTCTTGCTCAAGATAAACATAAAGGAAGAGATGCCACCCCTTAATGTATCACTTGAGACGCCTAAGGAGGTGTTGCAGGAGGTGAAGTTTTCAAAGGGTAGACATATGTATATAAAGCCCAAGGAAGGTAAGCATACCTTAGCCAAGGGTAAGGGGTCTGCCAGCTTAACGCCTATGGTGATGGAAAGAAAAGAGGGAGATGCGGCACTGCCTTCTGGCAAGGAAACACAGGAGGATGTCTCCATCCTTTCAAGTGTAGAGGAAAAGGTAAAAGGTAGAAAAGAAACGCAGGAAGAGGGCGTGCCTGCAAAAGAAGTAGGGGAGGTGAGCGCAGTTATATCTAAGGGGAGCGTAGGATTCGGGGGTGGTGCGGGTAGAGGTATACTCTATGTTCCTCCTTTGCCAAAGCTTGTATCAGAAGAGCTTCCGTCAACACTTAGGATTAGGGTATGGGTGGAGCCATCGGGAGAAGTTTCAAGAGTGCAGATCCTCCAAAGAAGCGGAGTGCCTGATATAGACGAGAGGCTTGCACAGTTTGTAAGGCGCATAAAGTTTGAACCTATAAAAGAAAATGTTGTGCAGACAGGCATACTTACCTTTAGGTTTAAGGGAGGTTGA
- a CDS encoding molybdopterin-guanine dinucleotide biosynthesis protein B, which yields MPKIVGVVGYHNTGKTTLIEKLSKELSLRGYKVGYIKHDPKGHGITDKEGSDTYRLFKVLDKVALLTEGKLTLWERVEDDPLHIVERYFSDFDVVILEGWKSLKGVKKIVLGDLPIEGFHMDESTSLEEVISYVML from the coding sequence ATGCCAAAGATAGTTGGCGTTGTCGGATATCACAATACTGGAAAGACCACCCTTATAGAAAAGCTTTCAAAGGAGCTATCTTTAAGAGGTTATAAAGTTGGATACATCAAGCACGACCCCAAGGGTCATGGCATTACTGACAAAGAGGGTAGCGATACATACAGGCTCTTTAAGGTGCTGGATAAGGTGGCCCTCCTGACGGAGGGAAAGCTGACGCTGTGGGAAAGAGTAGAGGATGACCCCCTTCATATAGTGGAGAGATACTTCTCAGACTTTGATGTAGTTATACTTGAGGGGTGGAAATCTCTCAAAGGCGTAAAAAAGATAGTGCTGGGAGACCTTCCCATTGAAGGCTTTCACATGGACGAGAGTACGAGCCTTGAGGAGGTGATAAGTTATGTTATGCTATAA
- a CDS encoding phosphoglucomutase/phosphomannomutase family protein, with protein MQVKFGTDGWRAVIGEDFTFENVKRVAFAHAKVLSEQGKKKVIVGYDHRFMSEMFAQEVCRVFKAMGFEAYITNRSCTTPMVSFAIKYMGFDGGVMITASHNPPEYNGYKIKDSFGGSATEGLVKRVEQELSSAEIVDTRGIKVESINVWGEYIRKVKDFINTELFYEKEVLIVHDAMYGSSVNTYSQVLAGTKISTIPIRSYRDPLFGGHAPEPVEKHLLPLMEKVRSVGAFLGIANDGDGDRIALVDERGKFVNAQLVYVLLLYHLLKNKGIKDGIVVKTVSTTYLADRICQREGVELKEVAVGFKNINELILQEKVIFGGEESGGYGIVHFLPERDGLFSGLNILELLLLKDKNLSQIIEEIFKNYGSAYYRRYDMRAEEDKKKKLAELKSHPPERLAVHKVKKINTSDGLKLVFENDGWILFRASGTEPLIRVYVEMPTEEEVERVLQEGIKLFEG; from the coding sequence ATGCAAGTAAAGTTTGGTACTGACGGTTGGAGAGCTGTAATAGGGGAGGATTTCACTTTTGAGAATGTCAAGAGGGTTGCCTTTGCTCACGCTAAGGTGCTGTCTGAGCAAGGCAAAAAGAAGGTTATTGTTGGCTACGATCATAGGTTCATGTCAGAGATGTTTGCGCAGGAGGTTTGCAGAGTTTTTAAGGCTATGGGATTTGAAGCTTACATAACCAACAGGTCTTGCACTACGCCTATGGTGTCCTTTGCAATCAAATACATGGGTTTTGACGGTGGTGTTATGATAACCGCTTCCCACAATCCTCCTGAGTACAACGGATACAAAATAAAGGATAGCTTCGGTGGGTCTGCTACGGAGGGGTTGGTAAAGAGGGTGGAGCAAGAGCTAAGCAGTGCGGAAATTGTAGATACAAGAGGTATAAAGGTAGAGTCTATAAATGTGTGGGGAGAGTATATAAGGAAAGTAAAGGACTTTATAAATACGGAGCTGTTTTATGAGAAGGAGGTGCTTATAGTTCACGATGCCATGTATGGCTCTTCGGTAAACACCTACTCGCAGGTGCTGGCAGGAACAAAGATAAGCACTATTCCCATAAGGTCCTACAGAGACCCGCTCTTTGGGGGTCATGCGCCAGAACCTGTGGAAAAACACCTGTTGCCACTTATGGAGAAAGTCAGGAGCGTTGGAGCTTTTCTGGGTATAGCCAACGACGGGGACGGAGACAGGATAGCTCTGGTAGATGAGAGAGGAAAGTTTGTTAATGCACAGCTCGTTTATGTGCTTTTGCTCTATCATCTTCTGAAAAACAAGGGAATAAAGGATGGTATAGTTGTAAAAACCGTATCCACTACTTATTTGGCGGATAGGATATGCCAGAGAGAAGGCGTTGAGCTAAAAGAGGTGGCGGTGGGCTTTAAGAACATAAACGAGCTTATACTCCAAGAGAAAGTTATATTCGGAGGTGAGGAGAGCGGAGGCTACGGCATAGTTCACTTCCTTCCAGAGAGGGATGGACTCTTTTCTGGTCTTAATATTCTTGAGCTTTTGCTTCTAAAGGACAAGAACCTTTCTCAGATTATAGAGGAGATATTTAAAAATTACGGCAGCGCCTACTACAGAAGGTATGATATGCGTGCGGAGGAGGATAAAAAGAAAAAGCTTGCCGAACTCAAATCCCATCCCCCTGAGAGGCTTGCGGTACATAAGGTAAAAAAGATAAACACCTCAGACGGTCTTAAGCTGGTTTTTGAAAACGATGGCTGGATACTCTTCAGAGCTTCCGGGACTGAACCTCTTATAAGGGTGTATGTGGAGATGCCTACGGAGGAAGAGGTGGAGAGAGTGCTACAGGAGGGAATAAAGCTTTTTGAAGGCTAA
- a CDS encoding M48 family metallopeptidase, with translation MEIDKIIRSKRKTITLQITDNATLIVKAPFEVSEETIRKFVIKHSKWIEEKKKEILSRDPKFAKKEFVSGEGFLYLGKSYKLYIVNQQDTPLKFDNGFFLLRDYQPLAKGLFIKWYKERAYEKISERVQLYAQKRGFIYNKVSITKAEKRWGSCSSSGNLNFSWRLIMAPLPVIDYVVVHELVHLIEKSHGKAFWDKVKVLMPDYEKHREWLKNNGHLLRL, from the coding sequence ATGGAAATTGATAAAATAATTCGGTCAAAAAGAAAAACCATAACCCTCCAGATAACCGATAATGCAACTTTAATAGTTAAAGCACCATTTGAAGTAAGTGAAGAAACTATAAGAAAATTTGTTATAAAACACTCCAAATGGATAGAAGAAAAGAAAAAAGAAATTCTTAGTAGAGACCCAAAATTTGCGAAAAAAGAGTTTGTAAGCGGAGAAGGGTTCCTCTATCTTGGAAAATCTTACAAGTTATATATAGTCAACCAGCAGGATACACCACTAAAATTTGATAATGGCTTCTTTCTTTTGAGAGATTATCAACCTTTAGCAAAAGGCCTGTTCATCAAATGGTATAAAGAGAGAGCATATGAAAAAATATCAGAGAGAGTTCAGCTATATGCTCAAAAAAGAGGATTTATATACAATAAAGTTTCTATTACCAAGGCAGAAAAAAGATGGGGATCTTGTTCTTCCAGTGGAAACCTCAACTTCTCTTGGAGGCTTATAATGGCTCCTCTGCCTGTGATTGATTATGTAGTTGTTCATGAGTTAGTACATCTTATAGAGAAAAGCCACGGTAAAGCCTTCTGGGATAAGGTAAAGGTGCTTATGCCCGATTACGAGAAACACAGAGAATGGTTAAAGAATAATGGACATCTACTTAGGCTCTAA
- a CDS encoding type I restriction endonuclease subunit R, which produces MYAKLDEEYYVENPFLAQLQKIGWKIYRQNKNNPEDVKEIISFDSNGEPIYGNSVKFRESFREVILEDELKKSIKRINPWIEDDQINEVVRRITTPQANSLIEANREIHDLLIENTSVSENRKTGEKSPTVRYIDFKNPDNNSFIAISQFKVNIPGTGKHIIPDIVLFVNGLPLVVVECKSPAITDPITEAITQLMRYSNRRGAKEGNEKLFWYNLFMIATSKQVAKLGTITSGYEHFNEWKDPYPYTLLDINKNGTITSQDVLIQGTLTKNNLLDILRIFTLFVEDSKGPGVIKIVPRYHQFRAVKKIVKRIKEGQTPEEKGGIVWHTQGSGKSLTMMLTVRAINKDPELSKFKIVFITDREQLEKQLRATSKSVGYTVNHADSIEKLKELLRTDTPDLVMAMIHKFQERDLSAKFPTLNESPNILVLIDEAHRTQYNILGANLRKALPNSVKIAFTGTPIEKTEQTFGDYIDKYTIKQAVEDGVTVEIVYEGRAHLAEISDEEAANAKFESVFYAFDNEEKQLILGKYTWKSYLENENVIKEKAKDIIEHYITHIFPNGFKAQVIAVSRLAAVRYKEKLEEALKEKIAELEKNNPNNIDIDTLKRLKVAVIISGTPNDDPQIYKKEYTDVNEHDKNIKSFKMPFNKSDEKIGINGDVGIIVVNEMLVTGFDAPIEQALYLDNVLKGHRLLQAIARVNRVYKNKYCGYVVDYVGVFNHLKEALAVYSDSDIEEISQTVVNKSKIKDELKYIHNQIEDFFKKFKISNWRENIDECIDLLEDEEIREEFITLVRKFNSTLDKLLPDPEALKYTKDLKVINFIKEAARQRYRDDKLSIKDVSNKIREIVEQYLVSKGIDPKIPPIPLLSDEFTIKLKQKPPKAKAVELEYAIKEHIEKHFEEDPELYERFSDKLKKILEEYKENWDLLAEKLENLRIEIKKGREEENTYELDPKKEMPFLGLLKDMILGKEPLEKYSPDQVEFLVKLTKDILKIIKGKIKIVDFWENYTKQKELIGEIISHLLKQGRDNNIFNKRNEIAQRLLELAYHIYGGKTDGN; this is translated from the coding sequence ATGTATGCTAAGCTTGATGAAGAATATTATGTAGAAAATCCATTTCTTGCTCAGCTTCAAAAGATTGGTTGGAAGATTTACAGACAAAATAAAAATAATCCTGAAGATGTAAAAGAAATTATCAGCTTTGATAGTAATGGCGAACCTATCTATGGTAATAGTGTAAAGTTTAGAGAAAGTTTTAGAGAGGTTATTCTTGAAGACGAACTTAAAAAATCCATTAAAAGGATAAACCCATGGATAGAAGATGACCAAATAAATGAAGTAGTAAGAAGAATAACAACACCACAAGCAAATTCTCTAATTGAAGCCAATAGAGAGATTCACGATTTATTAATTGAAAATACATCAGTCTCAGAAAATAGAAAAACAGGAGAAAAAAGCCCAACAGTTAGGTATATTGATTTTAAAAATCCAGACAATAACTCTTTTATTGCCATATCTCAATTTAAAGTTAATATCCCTGGAACTGGAAAACATATTATTCCCGATATAGTCCTTTTTGTCAATGGCTTGCCTTTGGTTGTTGTAGAATGCAAATCTCCAGCAATCACAGACCCAATAACTGAAGCCATTACTCAACTTATGAGATATTCAAACAGAAGAGGAGCAAAAGAAGGAAATGAAAAACTTTTCTGGTATAACCTATTTATGATTGCCACATCAAAACAAGTGGCAAAATTGGGAACTATCACATCAGGATATGAACATTTTAACGAGTGGAAAGACCCGTACCCTTATACACTTTTGGATATAAACAAAAATGGAACAATAACAAGCCAGGATGTTTTAATTCAAGGGACTCTTACAAAAAACAATTTATTAGATATACTTCGCATTTTTACCCTTTTTGTTGAAGATTCCAAAGGTCCAGGAGTAATAAAAATAGTCCCAAGATATCACCAATTCAGAGCTGTAAAAAAGATAGTAAAAAGAATAAAAGAGGGACAAACGCCAGAAGAAAAAGGTGGCATAGTTTGGCATACACAGGGGTCGGGTAAGTCATTAACCATGATGCTAACTGTCAGAGCAATAAATAAAGATCCCGAGTTAAGTAAATTTAAGATAGTGTTTATAACCGATAGAGAACAACTTGAAAAACAGCTAAGAGCTACTTCAAAAAGTGTTGGTTATACAGTTAATCATGCTGATAGTATAGAAAAATTAAAAGAACTTCTACGAACAGACACACCTGATTTAGTTATGGCAATGATTCATAAATTCCAAGAGAGAGATTTATCAGCAAAATTCCCAACCCTTAACGAATCTCCAAACATTCTGGTATTAATTGATGAAGCTCACAGAACTCAATACAACATTTTAGGAGCTAATCTAAGGAAAGCACTTCCTAACTCCGTAAAGATCGCCTTCACTGGAACACCTATAGAAAAGACAGAGCAAACATTTGGAGATTATATAGATAAATACACCATAAAACAGGCTGTTGAGGACGGTGTAACAGTTGAAATTGTATACGAAGGAAGGGCACATTTAGCAGAGATATCTGATGAAGAAGCAGCTAACGCAAAGTTTGAATCAGTTTTCTATGCATTTGATAATGAAGAAAAGCAACTTATATTAGGGAAATACACTTGGAAGAGCTACCTTGAAAATGAAAATGTAATAAAAGAAAAAGCAAAAGATATAATAGAGCATTACATAACCCACATTTTTCCAAATGGTTTTAAAGCACAGGTTATCGCTGTATCAAGACTCGCAGCTGTAAGATACAAAGAAAAGCTTGAGGAAGCACTTAAAGAAAAAATAGCAGAACTTGAAAAAAATAACCCTAACAACATTGATATAGACACCTTAAAAAGGTTAAAAGTAGCCGTTATAATATCTGGCACACCCAATGATGACCCACAAATTTACAAAAAAGAGTATACAGATGTTAATGAGCATGACAAAAATATAAAAAGTTTTAAGATGCCATTTAACAAAAGTGATGAAAAAATAGGAATAAACGGGGATGTGGGTATAATCGTTGTAAACGAGATGCTTGTTACAGGTTTTGATGCTCCAATAGAGCAAGCTTTATATCTTGATAATGTACTAAAAGGACATAGATTACTGCAGGCAATAGCAAGAGTTAACAGAGTTTATAAAAATAAATATTGTGGCTATGTAGTTGACTATGTTGGTGTATTTAATCATTTGAAAGAAGCTCTTGCAGTTTACTCTGATAGTGATATTGAAGAAATAAGTCAAACTGTTGTCAATAAATCAAAAATTAAAGATGAACTTAAATATATCCACAATCAAATAGAGGATTTTTTCAAAAAATTTAAAATCTCTAATTGGAGAGAGAATATTGATGAATGTATAGACCTGCTTGAAGATGAAGAGATAAGAGAAGAGTTTATAACTCTTGTTCGCAAGTTTAATAGCACATTAGACAAGCTTCTTCCTGATCCAGAAGCATTAAAGTATACAAAAGACTTAAAGGTTATTAACTTTATAAAAGAAGCTGCAAGACAAAGGTACAGAGACGATAAACTAAGCATAAAAGACGTAAGCAATAAGATAAGAGAAATTGTAGAGCAATACTTGGTATCAAAAGGAATAGACCCAAAAATTCCTCCTATTCCTTTATTGTCTGATGAGTTTACTATTAAATTAAAACAAAAACCACCAAAAGCCAAAGCAGTAGAATTGGAGTATGCAATAAAAGAACATATTGAAAAACATTTTGAAGAAGACCCTGAATTGTATGAACGTTTTTCAGACAAACTAAAAAAGATTCTTGAAGAATATAAAGAAAATTGGGACTTACTGGCTGAGAAGTTAGAAAACTTAAGAATTGAGATTAAAAAAGGAAGAGAGGAAGAAAACACATACGAATTAGACCCGAAAAAGGAAATGCCATTCTTAGGATTACTGAAAGATATGATCTTGGGTAAGGAACCTTTAGAAAAATACAGCCCAGATCAGGTTGAATTCTTGGTTAAACTAACCAAAGATATATTAAAAATCATCAAAGGAAAAATAAAAATAGTCGATTTCTGGGAAAACTACACAAAACAAAAAGAACTAATAGGTGAGATAATTTCCCATTTATTGAAGCAAGGACGAGATAATAATATCTTTAACAAAAGAAATGAAATAGCTCAAAGACTATTAGAGCTTGCATATCACATTTATGGAGGTAAAACAGATGGAAATTGA
- a CDS encoding nucleotidyltransferase family protein, with the protein MKNKIHQILQEHKSYLAEKFGVKEIAIFGSYARGEESSESDVDILVDFKEGYKTFDNYMDLKFYLEELLGKRVDLVIKSAVKPRLKTSIFEEAVYV; encoded by the coding sequence ATGAAAAATAAAATACATCAAATCTTACAGGAACATAAAAGTTATTTAGCAGAAAAATTTGGAGTAAAAGAGATAGCTATCTTTGGCTCTTACGCAAGAGGAGAAGAGAGCAGTGAGAGTGATGTGGACATTCTTGTTGATTTTAAAGAAGGCTATAAGACTTTTGATAATTATATGGATTTAAAATTTTACCTTGAAGAACTACTTGGAAAAAGGGTTGACCTTGTAATAAAATCTGCCGTTAAACCAAGGTTAAAAACATCTATATTTGAGGAAGCTGTATATGTCTAA
- a CDS encoding restriction endonuclease subunit S: MGEDVKLPEGWKKVKLGEVIEKLRNGYVYSFSEIRKEGLPITRIETISEGKIDKSKLGYITEELRYKVNKYQMQRGDILFSHINSIEHIGKCAIYDGSIPTLIHGMNLLLLRTKKHILDPFFLINFLKKEDIRSRLRNLSGQAVNQVSIKPSELAKFAIPLPPLPEQQKIAEILETVDRAIEKTDKIIEKYKRIKQGLMQDLLTKGIDENGKIRSEKTHKFKDSPIGRIPEEWEVVRLGEVCFIIMGQSPSSVLINKKEKGIPFLQGNAEFTSKYPNPINWIEKPLKIAKKESILLSVRAPVGALNIANREYCIGRGLCSIVTNKSITHNLFIWYYLQFSINNLINLSQGSTFEAISSRELKNYSIPLPPLTEQQRIAEILSQIDNVIEKEQAYRQKLERIKKGLMEDLLTGKVRVNKLIKEEDKK; this comes from the coding sequence ATGGGTGAAGATGTTAAATTACCAGAAGGGTGGAAAAAGGTAAAGTTGGGGGAAGTAATTGAAAAATTAAGAAATGGTTATGTTTATAGTTTTTCTGAGATCAGAAAAGAAGGACTGCCTATAACTAGAATTGAGACAATCTCTGAGGGTAAAATAGACAAATCTAAATTAGGTTATATTACCGAAGAATTACGATATAAGGTAAATAAATACCAAATGCAAAGAGGGGATATTTTATTCAGTCATATTAATAGCATCGAGCATATAGGAAAATGTGCTATATATGATGGGAGTATACCTACTTTAATTCATGGAATGAATTTACTTTTATTAAGGACTAAAAAGCATATTCTTGATCCGTTCTTTTTAATAAATTTTTTGAAAAAAGAAGATATAAGAAGTAGGCTTAGAAATTTATCAGGTCAAGCTGTAAATCAAGTTTCCATAAAACCATCAGAATTAGCAAAATTCGCAATTCCCCTCCCTCCCCTTCCCGAGCAGCAAAAAATTGCCGAAATTTTAGAAACTGTTGACCGTGCAATTGAGAAAACCGACAAAATCATAGAAAAATACAAGCGTATAAAACAAGGCTTGATGCAGGATTTACTCACAAAAGGCATTGATGAAAATGGAAAAATCCGAAGTGAGAAAACACATAAATTTAAAGATTCACCAATTGGAAGAATTCCGGAAGAGTGGGAAGTGGTAAGATTGGGGGAAGTATGTTTTATTATTATGGGACAATCTCCATCTTCAGTTTTAATCAATAAAAAAGAAAAAGGAATTCCATTCTTACAAGGTAATGCAGAATTTACTTCAAAATATCCAAATCCTATAAATTGGATAGAAAAACCTTTAAAAATCGCAAAAAAAGAAAGCATACTCTTAAGTGTTAGAGCTCCGGTAGGCGCTTTAAACATTGCTAATAGAGAATACTGTATAGGTAGAGGTTTATGCTCCATAGTTACTAATAAAAGCATTACCCACAACCTATTTATCTGGTATTATTTACAGTTTTCTATAAATAATCTTATTAATTTAAGTCAAGGTAGTACTTTTGAGGCAATTAGTTCAAGAGAATTGAAGAATTATTCTATTCCCCTTCCCCCACTTACCGAACAACAGCGCATTGCTGAAATCCTCTCACAGATAGATAATGTTATTGAAAAAGAACAAGCCTACAGGCAAAAACTTGAGCGTATCAAAAAAGGTTTGATGGAAGACTTGCTTACAGGAAAGGTTAGGGTAAATAAATTAATTAAGGAGGAGGACAAAAAATGA